The Xanthomonas sp. DAR 80977 nucleotide sequence CGTCGGACAGCGGCTCGATCTGCACGTTGGCCAGCGCCGTGCGCGGCACCGGCGGCGCATCGGGATAGCGCGCGTTGCTGTCGAAGCCGAACACCATCAATTGCAGGTCCACCGCGATCTGCGGCGCGGCCAGGCCGACCCCGCGCGCGGCGTCCATGGTCTCGAACATGTCGGCGACCAGCGCCTGCAGCTGCGCGCTGCCGAAGTCGCCGACCGGCTGCGCGATGCGCAGCAGGCGCGGGTCGCCCATGCGGATGATGTCGCGGATCATGGCCTGCTCCTGTCGCCGAATGCCGCCGATTATCCGCCGAGCGCGGCGCGCCTGCAGCGTTGTGGGGCGTTCGTGCGGCTGCCAGCGTTCCGGTTGCGGATGGCGTCGGGGCTGAAGCCCCTCCCACAGTGCACCCAGCCGGCCGATCGCCAGGCCTCTGCAGGCGCGGTTTCGACCGCGACGAACGCAACCGCACACCACGCCGGTTGCGGCTACCGGTCGGGGCTGAAGCCCCTCCTACAGTGCACCCAGCCGGCCTGCCGCGGGCCCCTGCAGGAGCGGCTTCAGCCGCGACGAACGCAGCCGCACACCACGCCGGTTGCGGCTACCGGTCGGGGCTGAAGCCCCTCCTACAGTGCACCGGGCGGCCCGATCGCCAGGCCCCTGCCCTACTCGCCCACGTACGGCGAGGCCAGCACCTGCGGGCGGCGGCCGAGGCCGGCG carries:
- the def gene encoding peptide deformylase → MIRDIIRMGDPRLLRIAQPVGDFGSAQLQALVADMFETMDAARGVGLAAPQIAVDLQLMVFGFDSNARYPDAPPVPRTALANVQIEPLSDELEDGWEGCLSIPGLRAVIPRYRRIRYRGVDPHGTPVACEAEGFHARVVQHEHDHLIGRLYPSRIRDFGRFGFEDVLSYEL